The Phaeacidiphilus oryzae TH49 region GGCCGGGGGAAGGGACCGTGGCAGCGGTCGGGTCGTGCGGCAGGTCGGGGATGTCGAGGTCGTCCTGCCTGGCAACCAGGTCCGCGACGGCCTCGGCGACGAAGACGTCGCGCGGGGAAGTGGGCATGAAGGGCTCCAGCCCTTGCCTCCCGCACGGGCACAGCGGGCCGGGACACGGCGAAGCGCATGCCGATCGCCGGGGGAGGCAAGCTCTCACCGGGGGCGGTGGCCGGGAACGGCCGATGTGGTGCCCGCTGACGGGGGGTGGCGAGCTCGCCTCGATCCCGGTGAAGACCCGTCCAAAGCGCCGCTGCGGCCGTTTCCTCACGGCCCGGGCGACTCCACGGTGCTCTGCCAAGCTACCGCATGGCAGGGTCGTTCGGGGCCGGGCGCCCGGCCCGTTCCGCGGCGGACGGGGCCCGCTTGCGGCACGCGGGGAAGCAAGCCGCCACTGGGCCGGACGGTTACCCAACCGGCTTGCGGGTGTACTCTCCGCATACCGGCAGTCAGCCGGTGACCCTCTCTCGCTTGGACGAGAGGAGCGGCATGCCCGTAGATCGCATCCCTCAGGCGATGATTCTCGACTTCCTCCACGACGACGTCGTGTGGTCCCCGACCGAGGACGACGTACGCCGTCTGCTGGTCGCCCTGGTGTGGGCCAACCACGGGTTCCTGTCCCCGCGGACGGTGGACAGCCTGCTGGTCTGGGCGACGGAGTGGCTGCTTCGGGCGGCGCCCGAGGAGACGCCCCGGGCGTACCGCGAGCATCGCGCCCTGCTGAACTTCCTTCGCCAGCAAGGGATGCTGTCCCGCAGGCGCCCCTCGTCGGAGGCGGCGGCGCCGCTGCCGGCCGCCCTGCGAGGCGCGCCCGGGCGGGAGCCCGTCAGCTGCTCGGGGCGTGGCTGAGGTCGACCACGCAGAAGACGTTGTCGTCGGGGTCGGCCAGGACGACGAAGTCCGGCTCGCGCGGATAGCTGTCCCAGTGCGGGTCCTTGGCGCCGAGCGCGAGCAGCCGCTGGACCTCCGTCCGCTGCTCGTCGGCGGATTCCACGAAGAGGTCGAGGTGGAGGCGGGGGTGGTGTTCGGCGGGGGACTCGCTGCGCAGCAGGCCGAGGGCCGGGCCGGAGCCGTCGCGGTGGCTGAGGGTCCGCCAGTTCTCGTTCTGCCACTCGCCGGTGGGCACCAGATCGAGCGCGGCGGACCAGAAGGCGGCGGCACGTTCGAGGTCGGTCACGCCGAGCACGGGGATTCCGAGTCTGAGCATCCCCCGATGCTAGGGGCCGGGTTCCTCCCCCGTCGGAACCGCGCCGCCTCCGGCGCGCCGGTCAGCCGAAATGCGCCCAGTGGACGGCGATGATCAGCAGCACCCCGGCGGAGGCGAAGGCCAGGCCGGCGATGACCGTCCGGCCGGTCTGCATCCGCATCCGCGGGAACTGCGCCGCCGCCAGCCAGATCCCCCCGAACACCAGTAGCAGTCCGGCGATCTCGGCGAGCCGCAGCCCGGTGTGGTGCGCCATGGCGAGGTCCATGGCCCCATCGTCCCGCCGGGCCCCCATGCCGTCGACCCAGCCGCCCTCCCGGGGCGTTGAGTCGTCGTGGATCGCCTGTTGGCACGGCCCCGCCAGAGTGGACCCCGTCGCCGCCGGCCGGCCCGCCACGGGGGAGCGGGACGGCCGGCGGCCTCGGGCGGGGGTGCGGCGGCGGCCCGCGAAGAACCCCCGGTTCGGCGCCGGCGATAGGTTGCCGGTCATGACGGAAGCAGACACCGAGGCACTCTTCCCCTGGCCGCCCGCCCCGCTCAGGACCGAGCGGCTGGTCCTCCGCGAACCGGAGTCCCGCGACCGTGCGGCGTTCGTCGAACTCCTCACCTCTGCCGAGGTCAACGCCTATGTCGGCGGCCCGCGTCCGCGCGCGGAGTGCGAGCGCACGCTGCCCGCGACGCCCGGCCGGCGCCCCGGCCTCTTCGTGGTCGAGCTGGACGGGGCGATGATCGGCACCGTGGAGCTCGACCGGCGCGCCCCGGACACCCGCAGCGAGGTCCGGCCGGAGGCGGGGGAGGCCGAGCTCGGCTACCTCTTCCTGCCGGAGGCCTGGGGGCGGGGCTACGCCGCCGAGGCGTGCGCGGCGGTGCTCGGCTGGTACGCCGAGGTGGCTCCCGGGGAGCCGGTGGTGCTCTGCACGCAGACCGCCAACGCCCGGTCGATGCGCCTCGCCGCGAGGCTGGGATTCATCGAGGCGCACCGGTACACGGCCTGGGGCGCCGAGCAGTGGATGGGGCTGCGGTCCCCGCTCTGACCCCGGTCCCGGCGAGGGTCAGCGCCGACCCGGGGCCAGGTAGACGATGTAGCTCCGCTGGCCGGGGGTGCCGGGGACGGGGTGGCGGGTCCAGTGGGGGCCGGACCGGGCGGTGGCGTAGGGCGGGACGGGGTCGGCGGGGTAGAGGAGGAGGGCGGTGGGTTCGCCGGTCGAGCGGGCGAGCAGCGCGGCCTGGGTGATGTCGGCGTCGTTGCCGGTGGTCTCGGCGGAGGAGCAGCGGGCGTAGTAGCCGAGCGGCTCGGCGTCCTCGCCGGTGAGGAGGCAGTGGCCGGGGGTGAGGCCCAGCCGGTGGAGCGCGGCGGCGACCCGCGCGTCGTCGGCGTGCTGGGCGGTGGTGGCCCGGGCCTGGCGGTACAGCACCAGGTACTGGCTGCCCAGTTGCGCGGCCAGGCCGAGGGCCAGCGCGGCGGCGGCCAGGGCGCGCCCGCGCCGGGTGGGCGCACCGGTCACCAGCCGGGCGAGCAGCGTCGCCGCCGGTATCGCCAGCAGCGCGTACGCGGGCAGCAGGAAGCGCGGCGCAGAGTAGGTGATCCCGAAGAGATAGGGGCAGGCCACCGTGAGCCCGCAGAGCGCGGGCAGCAGCGCCGGGGCCGTCCGCCCGGCCCGGCGGGCCGCCAGCACCCCGCCCGCCACCAGCAGGGGAAGCAGCAGCCACCAGGCGGTCAGGGCCGGCGGCGAGTGGTCCCAGCCGACCGTGCAGGGGCGGCAGAGCGTCGGCCCGTCCAGCGAGCGCAGCACGTCGCCGACGGCCCAGTGGAGTCCGAGGCCGCCCTCGTTGGCGCTGGACAGGTGCAGCCGCTCGCCGATGCCGCCGAACCGGGCGTACGCCTCGGCGATCCACTCGGCGGCGCCCGCGAGCAGCCCGCCGCCGACCGCGAGGAGCGGCGGCCCGCAGCGGCGGCGGCGCAGCAGGACGGCCGCGACCGGGAGCGGGAGGGCCAGGAACGCGGCATCGCTCGGCCGCATCAGCGCGGCCAGCGCGAGCGCTGCGGCCAGGCCGGCCAGCGGCGCCCGCCGTGCGGGACCGGCCGCGCCCGCCGCGGTGAGGAAGCAGCCGACCGCGGCCAGCCCGCCGAAGGCGATCCAGAGGTTGGGCATCGCCTGCGGGCCGTAGTACTCGGCGATCCAGAGGGTGCCGAAGAGGAGCCCCGCCAGCGCGGTCACCCGGGTGTCCAGCAGCCGGCGCCAGGCGCACAGGGCGAGGAGCAGCCCCGCGCCGGAGAGCACCGCCAGATAGACCCGCAGCGCGGAGGTCGAGTCGGTCACCGCCGCGAGCGGGGCGACCAGGAGGGTGATCCCACGGGCCCGCGGGGCGCTGAAGAACTCGGCGGGGATCTGCGGGGCGACCTGGCTGACATAGACCGTCTCGTCCCAGCCGAGGCCCATCGAGACCGGTACGAAGGCCAGTTGGGAGGTGGTGAAGAGGGCGGCGACCGCGACCAGCCACCACAGCGAACCGCCGCCGGCGCCGTCGGGACCGGAGCCGGAACCCCCGGAGCCCGGGTCGCCGGCGGCGCCGCGGTCCGGCTCCGTCCGCCGCCCGTCACTCGGGAGGCCGGAGCCGGAGCCGGCGGGAACGACGAGGTTGGCGCTGATGGGAGGGGCCCTTCCTGGACCTGGAGCCGCGGCACGCGCTCGGCGCCTGACCGCGACACCCTCTCCCATCAACCTGACATCCGGGTGAGCGGAAGGTCGGAAACTCTTATCGAACGAATATCCTTACCCAGCTCATCCCTTCGCCGGCGCGGTGGGCGTCGCTGCGCGACTCCACGCCCGGGAGCCGGTGCGGGACCAGCTCCGGGGCGTTCGCCGTGCCGTTCGGCGAGGCCGCCACCCACAGCGCCCAGCCGGCGCAGAGCGCCGCGAGGCCGACCCAGAAGCCGATCCACCGCCAGCGCGCCAGCCCGCGCCGACGCGGGCCCCTTCCACCGGCCGGGGTGGCGAGACGACGACGCATGAGGGGGCGCCTCCTGGAGCGGGCGGCGGGCAGACAGGTTCCGTTCCGTCACTGTTGGTGACGGTTATCACGCAACGTATCCGCGCTCCCGCTCGTACCTCGACCCCGGCTCGGCTGAACAGGTGTCAGCGAGCCCCGGCGGCCCCGGCCTGCGGCGCTCAGTCCGCGGTTCCGGCGGTGTCCGCCGAGTCGGCGGTGTTCGCGCAGCCGGCCACCCGGTACACGTGCTCCACGCGCGGAGCCCCGTCGAAGTACCGGCCGACCAGCTCGCGCCAGCGGGCGAAGCCCTCGGAACCCCGGAAGTCGACGGTGTGGGCCTCGACGGACTCCCACCCCACGACCAGCCGGTAGCGGGAGGGGAACTCCACGCTGCGCCGGAGCTGCACGCCCAGGCAGCCCTTCGCCGCCTCGAAGAGCGGCTGCGCCTCGGCGTACGCCGCTTCGAAGGCCTTCTCCTCGCCGGCGACGACGTCGATCTCGGCGATCTCCCACACGCTCATGGCTGCACGGTCCTTTGCTGCTCCGGGGACGGGACTGATGATCGATGATCAGCGGATTGCGATGCTACGTCGTGCCGCGTCGCGACCGACACGGGCTCCGGCGGAGACTGGGGGGCATGACGGTCAAGCTGAGGATGCAGGTGAAGCGGATCTACGACGAGCCCGGGGAGGACGACGGCCGCCGCGTGCTGGTGGACAGGCTCTGGCCGCGCGGGATCTCCAAGGACCGGGCCGAGCTCGACGACTGGGCGAAGGAGCTCGCGCCCAGCAGCGAGCTGCGCGCCTGGTACCACCAGGACCGGGAGCAGCGCTACGACGAGTTCGCCGAGCGCTACCGCCAGGAGCTGGACACCCGCGAGCAGAATGAGCGCCTGGACTCGCTGCTCGACTCCGCCGACGACCCCGGGGTCCTCACCCTCCTCACTGCGGTCAAGGAGGACGACGAGCCCCGCAGCCACGTCCCGATCCTCCTGGCGGTGCTCCAGGAGGCGGCGACGGGGGAGAAGTAGCATCAGCGGCCTGAAGCGGCCTGAAGCGGCCTGAAGCAACCCGAGGCGGCCCGAGGCGGCCCGGCCCCTCATCCCTCCATCGGCTCGTCCGCGGTGATCGGCCGTCGGGGGAGGGGGCTGGAGTAGACGACGCTGGTGGTGATCGCGCCGAGGCTCGCGATCCGGCCGGTGACCTGCTCCAGATGGCGCATGGAGCGGGCGACGATCTTGAGGATGAAGCAGTCCTCGCCGGTCACGTGGTGGGCCTCGATGACCTCCGGGGTGGTGTCCAGGAGGTCGTGGAAGGGCTTGTAGTTGCCGTGCGGATAGCGCAGCCGGGCGAAGGCCATCACGGTGAGGCCGAGCCGCTCCGGGTCCACGACGGCGGAGTAGCCGGCGATGATCCCGCTCTCCTCCAGTCGGCGGACCCGCTCGGTGACGGCGCTGGCGGACATCGAGACGGTGCGGGCGAGTTCGGTGTAGCCGGCCCGGCCGTGCTTCTGCAGGGCGTCGAGGATGCGGAGATCGGTGGCGTCCGGGGAAACGGCGGTCATGCCGGGAATCTGCCGGGGAATCGGCGCCGGATCAAGGGGTTCGGCGTGTGATCTCCGTTCCGCGTCGGGGAGCGGGGCCGTAGCGTTTCCGGCATGACGATCACAGCTGCCAGTCCCGCCCTGCGGACCCCGCCCGCGGCGCCCGCCGAGGCCGCCGCCTTCTTCGCCTCGCGCCTCGCCTTCCAGGCCGACGTCGCCGACGTGCAGGCCTCAGTGGCCTCCGGCCGCCCCGGCTTCGTCCTGGTGGACTCGCGCGGCCAGGAGGCCTGGGACCAGGGCCACGTCCCCGGTGCCGTCCACCTTCCCACCGCCGAGATCCCGGAGCGGGCCGCCGAACTCCTCGACCCCGCCGTACCGGTGATCACCTACTGCTGGGGCCCCGGCTGCGACGGAGCCACCCGCGCGGCCCTCGCCCTGGCCCAACTCGGGTACCGGGTCAAGGAGATGATCGGGGGCATCGAGTACTGGACCCGGGAGGGCTTCCCGGTCGAGACGGCGACCGCCGGCGTCCGCGCCCGGCCGGCGGACCCGCTCGTCGCCCCGACCGGTGGGGACGGCTGCGGCTGCTGAGCGCTGCGACCGCCGAGGGGCGGCGGCGTCGCCGGGCGCCTCAGCGGCGCTCGTAGGGGATCTGCTCGCCGGCCTCGATCGGCAGCGGGAGGCGGTTCTCGGCGGGCGGCAGGGGGCAGGTGGCGAAGTCGGTGTAGGCGCAGGGGAGGTTGACCGCCCGGTTGAAGTCCAGCACCACCGTGCCGTCGGCGGCGGGCGCGGGGATGGAGAGCGAGCGGTTGGCGGCGTAGGTGGTCACCCCCGAGGTGGCGTCGGTGAAGAGCACCAGCAGGCTGCCGGGGGCGTGGCCGTCGAACGCGGTCAGGCTCAACTCCTGTCCTTCCAGGGTGAATTCGATCCGCCCCGGGGCCTGGTAGACGTGCTGGAGGCCCTCGACCGCCGCGCCGACGGTGGTCGGGCGCGGCTCGTCGAACGGCGTGTACCGGCCGGTCACCGCCCAGCGGGGGTCGGGGGCGTAGGCGGGGGTGCCGCGGTAGTCGGCGCGCAGGGGGTGGTCCGGGTGGCGGGGGCGGACGATGTCCTGGCCGCCGCGGCGGGCGACCTCGATCACCGCGTCGCCCCAGACCGCCTGGACGCCGCCGCGCTCGGGGACGGGCCCGAAGGCGTGCCGGCCGCGGACGGGGGCGCCGTCGACGAGGAGCTCCTCGCCTTCGCCGAGCTCCACGACGACGCCCTCGTCGTCCGTGGACCAGAGGCCGGGGGCGCCGGGGATGGGCTGCGGCTCGGCCGTCGGCCAGTGGAGGCCGGTGACGGCGAGGAAGCCGTGGGCGTCGGCACGGACCTCCTCGTGGCGGCGGTGCCAGGCCTCCCAGTCGGCGGCGAAGGCGGTGGCGGGGGCGGCGGTGGCGGAAACCTGATGAGTGGTCATGAGTCTTCCCTGGAGGTGGGGTTGATGACGCGATGGGGGCCGGGGCCGAGGCCTTGGGTCTCCGGCCGGAGGGCCTGCGGCCGGGCAGGAGCTCGTGCCGGTGGTGGCGGGGCCGGTCAGGGCCGACAGAGCGAGGCGGCGACACGGAGGAGATCGACGTGCCGGCGGGAGCGGAGGCGGAGGGGGCACCGGGGGCGATCGTCGCCGGGGCTGAACGCCGCACCGCCACTGCCATCGCCTTCACCGCCCTCACCGTTCGGCCCGCCGAATCGGGCGCCGTCGAGACGTGCAACCCCGGGCCGCCGCGAGCCATTCCACGCTGCCGCTGCCGCTGCGCCGCCGATGCCGGACGCGATCGAAAGGTAGGCACGGCGGCCGAGGGCTGTCAACGGCGGGTGCCCGGGCGCGAGCCGGGGCCGCCTTGCTGCTCAACGCGTGCTTGACGGCCCGGCGGAGGGTGTTCAGACTGGTCCGGACGGTCACGACAGTCAGCGCCCGCCGCCACGGCGGGTAATCGGCCCCGGCCCGCTGACGGGCAACCCTTCCACCGCGACGGGGTGCCCCGGGTGACGACCGGGTTCCGCCGAAGCGGCGGGGCAAGCGCGACGACGGGATCGGTGGAGATGGCCGGCAGGGGCAGCGGCAGGGCTCGTGAAGCCCGCAGGCCACTCGTCCGTTCGGTCCTCACCCGCCGCCTCCACATCGATCTGCTGCGGGTCTGCAGCGCGTTCGGCAGAGCGGGCTGACGCCGAGCTCCGGCGGCGCACCCCGTCCGGGGCACAGCGCCGCTCCGGCCACCGTCACCACCACCGCCTCGGCGTCGGCCGCCTCGGCCTGAGCGGCAGCCGCAGTCGCGCCCCGCCCCATGCCCCCACCTCGTCCTCGCGCCTCCTCGGCGGCCGACAGCGCCGCCGGGACGCGCCCTGCCCTGGAGAGAGCCATGCCCGAGTCCCTGCTCGACGCCGCCTCGTCCACCGCCCGCTTCCGCGACCGGATCGGCGCCGGCGACGCCCCCGACCCCCACCGCTACCAGCTCTACCTGCGCCTCGGCTGTCCGGGCTCACTCCGGGTCTCGATCACCCTCGAACTGCTGGGCCTCCACGAGGCCATCGCCACCACGCCGCTGACCCCCGCGTCGAAGACCGTCACCGCGGACCAGGCGCTGCTCCGCCGCGCCTACGAGTCCACCCAGCACCACTACGCCGGCCCCCTCAGTGTCCCCGCGCTCTGCGACCGCTGGAGCGGGCGGGTGGTGAGCAACCATGTGCCGGACATCCTGGACGACCTCGCGGACCGTTTCGCCGCCGCCGCTCCGAAGCCCCAGGGCGGCGGGCGCGTCCTGCCGCTCCGCCCGGCCGCGCTGGCCGGCGACATAGCCGAACTGCGGACCCTCCTCGACGGGTCCGTCACCCAGTCGGCCCGCCGGGCCGCCCTCGCTCAGGGGACGCGCCGCCGCGAGGAGGCGCTGCGGACGCTGCTGGGCGCCCTGGACGAACTCGACCGCCGCCTCGCCGCCCACGGTCAGGAGTACGCGCTCGGCAGCGAACTCACCGCCGCGGACGTCGACTTGTGGTCGGCCCTGGTCGGCCTGCGCACCGCCAGGCTGAGCCGCCGCGGGGGCGACGGCGCCGACACCGAGGCGGCCAGGAGGACCATCGACGGCCACCACCGCCTCTGGTCCTACGTCGACCGGGTCACCGCCGCCCACCCGGCCTTCCGGGCCGCCGCGCGGGCGAACTGAGTACTCGTCAACTTCCTTGTGGCACACGCAGTGCCGCCGCGACCGAGCGGAAGAACGCGGCATGGGCGGCGGCGCTGCACGGCGTCTCCGGGCTCCACGGCACCACCCGGGCCGCCGAGGTCAGCTCCGTCCAGCCCGGGGAGTCGCTCGGGCTGGGCGCGGCGTTGACCCGGGTGTCGGCGAGGATGACCGCCGCCCGGTCGGCCCACTCCGCCGCGGCCGACCAGGTGGTCTCCGCCCAGCTCGCGCCCGGGCCCGGCGGCGGCTCCGGCAGCAGGACGCCGAGCTCGGAGAGCCGGTGGAGCTCCGGCCAGGAGTGCGGCCGGGCCGCGTAGCCGCCGTCCGGACCGGTGGCGGAGACGGCGACCACGGCCGGCCGCTCGCCGGCCGCGGCGGCCGCCTCGCGTACCTCCGCCTCGGCGGCGGCGAGTGGGGCGGCGATGTGGTCGGCGGGCTGGGCAGCAGCGGCGCCCTGGTCCGCCGCGCCCGCGATCCCCGCGCCGAGCTCGGCGAAGCGGCTCAGCAGCCGCTCCAGCGGGGCGTCGCCGGACACCGACAGGGCCACCGAGGGGACGCCGGCCGAGGCGAGCTTGGCCGCGATCGGCTCGGGCAGCGCGTACAGCCCCCGGCCGTCGTAGCTGACGTCCACCACCAGCTCGGGACGCAGTTCGAGGAGCGCCGAGACGGACACGTCCGCACCGGGGCCGAGGTAGCGGACCGGGGTGTCGC contains the following coding sequences:
- a CDS encoding VOC family protein; this translates as MLRLGIPVLGVTDLERAAAFWSAALDLVPTGEWQNENWRTLSHRDGSGPALGLLRSESPAEHHPRLHLDLFVESADEQRTEVQRLLALGAKDPHWDSYPREPDFVVLADPDDNVFCVVDLSHAPSS
- a CDS encoding GNAT family N-acetyltransferase; its protein translation is MTEADTEALFPWPPAPLRTERLVLREPESRDRAAFVELLTSAEVNAYVGGPRPRAECERTLPATPGRRPGLFVVELDGAMIGTVELDRRAPDTRSEVRPEAGEAELGYLFLPEAWGRGYAAEACAAVLGWYAEVAPGEPVVLCTQTANARSMRLAARLGFIEAHRYTAWGAEQWMGLRSPL
- a CDS encoding antibiotic biosynthesis monooxygenase family protein, which encodes MSVWEIAEIDVVAGEEKAFEAAYAEAQPLFEAAKGCLGVQLRRSVEFPSRYRLVVGWESVEAHTVDFRGSEGFARWRELVGRYFDGAPRVEHVYRVAGCANTADSADTAGTAD
- a CDS encoding DUF488 domain-containing protein, encoding MTVKLRMQVKRIYDEPGEDDGRRVLVDRLWPRGISKDRAELDDWAKELAPSSELRAWYHQDREQRYDEFAERYRQELDTREQNERLDSLLDSADDPGVLTLLTAVKEDDEPRSHVPILLAVLQEAATGEK
- a CDS encoding Lrp/AsnC family transcriptional regulator, encoding MTAVSPDATDLRILDALQKHGRAGYTELARTVSMSASAVTERVRRLEESGIIAGYSAVVDPERLGLTVMAFARLRYPHGNYKPFHDLLDTTPEVIEAHHVTGEDCFILKIVARSMRHLEQVTGRIASLGAITTSVVYSSPLPRRPITADEPMEG
- a CDS encoding rhodanese-like domain-containing protein codes for the protein MTITAASPALRTPPAAPAEAAAFFASRLAFQADVADVQASVASGRPGFVLVDSRGQEAWDQGHVPGAVHLPTAEIPERAAELLDPAVPVITYCWGPGCDGATRAALALAQLGYRVKEMIGGIEYWTREGFPVETATAGVRARPADPLVAPTGGDGCGC
- a CDS encoding DUF1684 domain-containing protein; the protein is MTTHQVSATAAPATAFAADWEAWHRRHEEVRADAHGFLAVTGLHWPTAEPQPIPGAPGLWSTDDEGVVVELGEGEELLVDGAPVRGRHAFGPVPERGGVQAVWGDAVIEVARRGGQDIVRPRHPDHPLRADYRGTPAYAPDPRWAVTGRYTPFDEPRPTTVGAAVEGLQHVYQAPGRIEFTLEGQELSLTAFDGHAPGSLLVLFTDATSGVTTYAANRSLSIPAPAADGTVVLDFNRAVNLPCAYTDFATCPLPPAENRLPLPIEAGEQIPYERR
- a CDS encoding glutathione S-transferase C-terminal domain-containing protein, which gives rise to MPESLLDAASSTARFRDRIGAGDAPDPHRYQLYLRLGCPGSLRVSITLELLGLHEAIATTPLTPASKTVTADQALLRRAYESTQHHYAGPLSVPALCDRWSGRVVSNHVPDILDDLADRFAAAAPKPQGGGRVLPLRPAALAGDIAELRTLLDGSVTQSARRAALAQGTRRREEALRTLLGALDELDRRLAAHGQEYALGSELTAADVDLWSALVGLRTARLSRRGGDGADTEAARRTIDGHHRLWSYVDRVTAAHPAFRAAARAN